The following coding sequences lie in one Candidatus Eremiobacterota bacterium genomic window:
- a CDS encoding metallophosphoesterase, translating into MKRVSFLEHVAWTGAGIAYSVSAGGLLTGRAVAGDATAATEFVQISDSHIGFHQAANPDVAGTLRMAVDAINAMPSQPSFVVHTGDITHLSTPQQFDDARAILSQLRAPLIALPGEHDVLGNDFALYLSNFRMTGSAPGGWASWESKAVHYIALLNVFSFEKMGLLGAEQLDWLRRDLAALPASRPVVVFTHVPLYALFAQWGWTTEDGTKALAMLQRFERVTILNGHIHQVVTHEEGNIRFASAAATAYPQPKPGAAPKPGPVTLPRDQLLHAIGYRTVEIDDRDVRTEDHPLA; encoded by the coding sequence ATGAAGCGCGTCTCGTTTCTGGAGCACGTCGCCTGGACTGGTGCCGGAATCGCTTACTCCGTGAGCGCCGGCGGCTTGCTGACCGGTCGCGCCGTGGCCGGCGATGCCACCGCGGCAACCGAATTCGTTCAAATCAGCGACAGTCATATCGGGTTTCATCAAGCGGCAAACCCCGACGTCGCCGGCACGTTGCGCATGGCGGTCGACGCAATCAACGCGATGCCGTCGCAACCTTCATTCGTCGTGCACACCGGCGATATCACCCACCTGTCGACGCCGCAGCAGTTCGACGACGCGCGCGCGATTCTCTCGCAGTTGCGAGCGCCTCTCATTGCGTTGCCCGGTGAACACGACGTCCTCGGCAACGACTTCGCGCTCTATCTCAGCAACTTTCGGATGACCGGGTCGGCGCCCGGCGGCTGGGCTTCGTGGGAATCCAAGGCCGTACACTACATCGCGCTCCTCAACGTTTTCAGCTTCGAAAAGATGGGCTTGCTGGGTGCCGAGCAACTCGACTGGCTGCGGCGCGATCTCGCCGCGTTGCCGGCTTCGAGGCCCGTCGTCGTCTTCACACACGTGCCCCTCTACGCGCTCTTCGCGCAATGGGGTTGGACGACCGAAGACGGCACCAAGGCCCTCGCGATGCTGCAGAGGTTTGAGCGCGTAACGATCTTGAACGGACACATCCACCAAGTCGTCACGCACGAGGAGGGCAACATTCGATTCGCGAGCGCCGCTGCAACGGCGTATCCGCAACCCAAGCCCGGCGCGGCGCCCAAGCCGGGGCCGGTCACCTTGCCGCGCGACCAACTGCTCCACGCCATCGGCTACAGAACGGTGGAGATTGACGATCGCGACGTACGTACCGAGGATCACCCGCTGGCCTAG
- a CDS encoding cupredoxin family copper-binding protein: MRELFIAGLATLFLAPSAEALGASPAVQIRGDAYAPRTLTIGVGQSVTFTNDDDDAHTVTAVDGTFDSKGLDTNDVWHHTFTRAGRYAYFCELHPFMKGTIVVTEATR, from the coding sequence ATGAGAGAGTTATTCATCGCCGGTCTGGCCACGCTCTTCCTCGCGCCTTCGGCTGAGGCGCTCGGGGCGTCCCCCGCGGTGCAGATTCGGGGAGACGCCTATGCCCCACGAACGCTTACCATCGGCGTGGGTCAGAGCGTGACCTTCACCAATGACGACGACGATGCTCACACGGTGACCGCCGTCGACGGAACCTTCGACTCAAAAGGTCTCGACACCAATGACGTTTGGCACCATACGTTCACCAGAGCGGGAAGGTACGCGTATTTCTGCGAGCTGCATCCGTTCATGAAAGGCACGATCGTGGTCACCGAGGCGACGCGATGA
- a CDS encoding glycoside hydrolase family 16 protein yields the protein MALTLALVACGSNGSSLPPQATTAAVFGPPRLLFEDDFTGTKLDTKKWFWCYPYGSADNCTNGQSGIPYREREQYRRTQLLVSGGQLHLIAVHHSVKPHFAWTSGMVTTGGPFERRAPHPTFAFKYGFAEIRAKLPAGHGFWPAFWLLPASGAWPPEIDVMEEQGAQPHRDYMTVHFSTPRKLDDSIGGSFDGPNLAMGFHTYAIDWQPTSLTWYLDGTPRFVVTAQQIEARHGKFPSTPMYVLMNLALGGWVSPPNKHTPSPASMTIDYIRIWDRRP from the coding sequence ATGGCCCTGACCTTGGCACTGGTCGCTTGTGGAAGCAATGGTTCGAGCCTTCCCCCGCAAGCAACCACCGCCGCCGTTTTCGGGCCGCCGCGGCTGCTCTTCGAAGACGACTTTACGGGCACGAAACTCGATACGAAGAAATGGTTTTGGTGTTATCCGTACGGCAGCGCAGACAACTGCACGAACGGTCAGAGCGGCATTCCGTATCGAGAGCGCGAGCAGTACCGGCGAACGCAGCTGCTCGTGAGCGGCGGCCAACTTCACTTAATCGCGGTTCATCACTCCGTCAAACCGCACTTTGCGTGGACTTCGGGAATGGTCACGACCGGCGGACCCTTCGAACGCAGGGCGCCGCATCCAACTTTTGCCTTCAAGTACGGCTTTGCCGAGATTCGCGCGAAGTTGCCCGCAGGTCACGGGTTCTGGCCTGCTTTCTGGTTGCTGCCGGCGAGCGGCGCATGGCCGCCCGAAATCGACGTCATGGAAGAGCAGGGCGCACAGCCGCACCGCGACTACATGACCGTGCATTTCTCGACTCCGCGAAAGCTGGACGATTCCATCGGCGGCAGCTTTGACGGACCGAATCTCGCAATGGGCTTCCATACGTACGCGATCGACTGGCAACCCACTTCGCTCACGTGGTATCTCGACGGCACGCCACGTTTCGTCGTAACCGCCCAGCAAATCGAGGCGCGCCACGGAAAATTTCCGAGCACGCCGATGTACGTTCTGATGAATCTGGCACTCGGAGGTTGGGTGAGTCCGCCGAACAAGCATACGCCGTCGCCGGCGTCGATGACGATCGATTACATTCGCATCTGGGATCGCCGGCCTTAG
- a CDS encoding glycosidase: MVLKPSANLGASGILNPACARLRDNTLQLYPRMVAPGNISRIGSFGARESVDGAPTVEFEGFALEPEVPYELRDGSQGYGCEDPRVTFVPAIDRYVMAYVAFGPRGPEVAVAASEDGLRWNRLGLVQFEGSDLPFADKDAAFFPEPVLSGAGVESLALYHRPTLQLSATDANAAIAEIEALPPERREGISIAYVPLENVRKDLSALCNVSETHRLTMPPANWGAIKVGAGAPPIRIAEGWLSIIHGVDRLAHPDGGTLLRYCAGVIIHDLRHLEDVVFRSQEPLFVPESGAELQGAVGHVVFPTGIDRIGEREFDIYYGMADYESGCGRLTLDD; encoded by the coding sequence GTGGTCCTCAAGCCGAGTGCGAATCTCGGTGCTTCTGGCATTTTGAATCCGGCCTGTGCGCGCTTGCGTGACAACACGCTGCAGCTCTATCCGCGCATGGTGGCGCCGGGAAACATTTCGCGAATCGGTTCGTTCGGCGCGCGCGAGTCGGTCGACGGTGCGCCGACCGTCGAGTTCGAAGGTTTCGCACTCGAACCCGAGGTGCCGTATGAGTTGCGCGATGGTTCTCAGGGCTACGGCTGCGAGGATCCCCGCGTGACGTTCGTTCCCGCCATCGATCGTTATGTCATGGCCTACGTCGCATTCGGACCGCGTGGCCCGGAAGTCGCAGTGGCCGCTTCCGAAGACGGCCTTCGCTGGAACCGTTTGGGTTTGGTGCAGTTTGAAGGCAGCGACCTACCATTTGCCGACAAAGACGCGGCCTTCTTCCCAGAGCCCGTGCTCTCAGGTGCGGGGGTCGAGTCCTTAGCACTCTATCACCGGCCGACGTTGCAACTTTCGGCGACCGATGCGAACGCCGCGATCGCGGAAATCGAGGCGCTCCCGCCGGAACGCCGCGAGGGCATCTCCATCGCGTACGTTCCGCTCGAGAACGTTCGCAAAGATTTGTCGGCGCTCTGTAACGTGAGCGAAACGCATCGCCTGACGATGCCGCCGGCCAACTGGGGCGCGATCAAGGTCGGAGCCGGCGCTCCCCCGATTCGCATCGCAGAAGGCTGGCTCTCGATTATCCATGGCGTCGACCGTTTAGCGCATCCGGACGGCGGCACGTTGCTACGTTACTGCGCGGGCGTCATCATTCACGATTTGCGTCATCTCGAGGACGTCGTTTTCCGTTCGCAGGAGCCCCTCTTCGTTCCGGAATCCGGCGCCGAGCTTCAAGGAGCGGTCGGCCACGTTGTCTTTCCAACCGGTATCGATCGCATCGGTGAGCGCGAGTTCGATATTTATTACGGCATGGCCGACTATGAGAGCGGTTGCGGTCGCCTGACGCTCGACGATTGA